The Haloferax sp. Atlit-12N genome window below encodes:
- a CDS encoding YeiH family protein encodes MSAGESSDAGIGRLARLAPGVGLLVVLAGAAALVAGFVPGVNALLLGVLFGAVVANTVGVPDWARPGVDTQKLLLETGIVLLGARIAIDELVASGPVLVALVVVTVAAGVLLVEAVAGRVFGLADKTGSLLAAGASVCGVSAATAIAGTIDADGESLTHVVAAVLLFDALTLAAFPIAGDLLPLSGRQFGIWAGLSMFSTGPVTAAGFAHSEVAGRWATVTKLARNSMLGFVAVAYAVRYAGRAEEAATGLRAVFDGVPRFLVGFVAVAAVANLGLLSDATLATVGTASDALFALAFVGLGLDVRLDAMRQTGAAPLAVLGLQLLTISALALVAVLALF; translated from the coding sequence GTGAGCGCCGGGGAGAGCTCGGACGCCGGCATCGGCCGGCTCGCGCGACTCGCACCGGGCGTCGGCCTCCTCGTCGTCCTCGCGGGGGCGGCGGCGCTCGTCGCCGGCTTCGTCCCCGGCGTCAACGCGCTCTTGCTCGGCGTGCTCTTCGGGGCCGTCGTCGCCAACACGGTCGGCGTCCCCGACTGGGCGCGGCCCGGCGTCGACACGCAGAAGCTCCTCCTCGAGACGGGTATCGTCCTGCTCGGCGCTCGCATCGCAATCGACGAACTCGTCGCCTCCGGCCCCGTGCTGGTCGCGCTCGTCGTCGTCACCGTCGCCGCGGGCGTCCTCCTCGTCGAGGCCGTCGCCGGGCGCGTGTTCGGCCTCGCCGACAAGACCGGGTCGCTTCTCGCGGCCGGCGCGAGCGTCTGCGGCGTCTCCGCGGCCACCGCCATCGCCGGCACCATCGACGCCGACGGCGAGTCGCTCACCCACGTCGTCGCCGCGGTCCTCCTGTTCGACGCGCTCACGCTCGCCGCGTTCCCCATCGCCGGCGACCTGCTTCCGCTGTCCGGCCGTCAGTTCGGCATCTGGGCCGGCCTGAGCATGTTCAGCACCGGCCCCGTCACTGCGGCCGGCTTCGCCCACTCCGAGGTCGCCGGTCGCTGGGCGACCGTGACCAAACTCGCGCGCAACTCCATGCTCGGCTTCGTCGCCGTCGCCTACGCGGTTCGCTACGCCGGCCGGGCCGAGGAGGCCGCGACCGGCCTGCGCGCCGTCTTCGACGGGGTCCCGCGGTTCCTCGTCGGCTTCGTCGCCGTCGCCGCCGTCGCCAACCTCGGCCTGCTCTCGGACGCGACGCTCGCGACCGTCGGCACCGCCAGCGACGCCCTGTTCGCGCTCGCGTTCGTCGGCCTCGGCCTCGACGTTCGGCTCGACGCGATGCGACAGACGGGCGCGGCACCGCTCGCCGTCCTCGGACTGCAACTGCTCACCATCAGCGCGCTCGCGCTCGTCGCGGTTCTCGCGCTGTTCTGA
- a CDS encoding adenylate kinase yields the protein MAKRILLLGAPGAGKGTQSKRLAETYGVEHVTTGDALRANKDMETEYGTPRSFMEKGELVPDAVVNEIVEAALEDADGYVLDGYPRNLSQAEYLTEITDLDAVIYLKVAESELVERLTGRRVCDDCGTNFHVKFNQPEEEGVCDDCGGELVQRDDDTEETVRERLSVFKENTEPVIEHYRDEGVLVEVDGEQTPDEVFEDVQAVVDDA from the coding sequence ATGGCAAAGCGCATCCTCTTGCTCGGAGCGCCGGGCGCAGGTAAGGGCACACAGTCGAAGCGACTCGCCGAGACCTACGGCGTCGAACACGTCACCACGGGCGACGCGCTGCGCGCGAACAAGGACATGGAGACCGAGTACGGGACGCCCCGTTCGTTCATGGAGAAGGGCGAACTCGTCCCCGACGCGGTCGTCAACGAAATCGTCGAGGCCGCGCTGGAAGACGCCGACGGCTACGTCCTCGACGGCTACCCGCGGAACCTCTCGCAGGCGGAGTATCTCACCGAAATCACCGACCTCGACGCGGTCATCTACCTGAAGGTCGCCGAGTCAGAACTCGTCGAGCGTCTCACCGGCCGCCGTGTCTGCGACGACTGCGGCACGAACTTCCACGTGAAGTTCAACCAGCCCGAGGAGGAGGGCGTCTGCGACGACTGCGGCGGCGAACTCGTCCAGCGCGACGACGACACCGAAGAGACGGTCCGCGAGCGCCTGTCGGTGTTCAAGGAGAACACCGAGCCGGTCATCGAACACTACCGCGACGAGGGCGTCCTCGTCGAGGTTGACGGCGAACAGACCCCGGACGAGGTCTTCGAGGACGTTCAGGCCGTCGTCGACGACGCGTAA
- a CDS encoding DUF106 domain-containing protein, producing MARIESRVRDLVGSDADMRAAVETVLERADDGEVEWADVRDELTSGQWGRLIEKGILVDGDEGFRLADAAETRAGLEDDTSDSGGSSSSSVDTDTGDSSWSKYDKGAAVVTVGLFLGYSVAEVRNVIGGVMDVALGPLADMLPFYAVVMVLALATGLYSTLLQANLMDMEKMGMYQERMKDIQQRQKDAKERGDDAALEKIQEEQMEAMGDQMGMFKEQFRPMVWIMFLTIPVFLWMYWAIGVGGGSDPHIVTENIVLPLVGSVEWKQGVIGPMQAWIVWYFLCSMGFTQIIRKSLNIDMSPSAS from the coding sequence ATGGCACGAATCGAATCTCGGGTGCGCGACCTCGTCGGCTCCGACGCCGACATGCGCGCCGCCGTCGAAACCGTCCTCGAACGGGCGGACGACGGAGAAGTCGAGTGGGCCGACGTTCGCGACGAGCTCACGAGCGGCCAGTGGGGTCGCCTCATCGAGAAAGGTATCCTCGTCGACGGCGACGAGGGGTTCCGGCTCGCCGACGCGGCGGAGACCCGCGCCGGCCTCGAAGACGACACGTCCGACTCCGGCGGCTCGTCGTCTTCGTCGGTCGATACCGACACCGGCGACTCCTCGTGGTCGAAGTACGACAAGGGCGCGGCCGTCGTCACCGTCGGCCTGTTCCTCGGCTACTCGGTCGCCGAGGTTCGGAACGTCATCGGCGGCGTGATGGACGTGGCGCTCGGCCCGCTGGCCGACATGCTCCCGTTCTACGCCGTCGTGATGGTCCTCGCGCTCGCGACCGGCCTCTACTCCACGCTCCTGCAGGCGAACCTCATGGACATGGAGAAGATGGGCATGTATCAAGAGCGGATGAAGGACATCCAACAGCGGCAGAAAGACGCCAAGGAGCGCGGCGACGACGCGGCGCTCGAGAAGATTCAAGAAGAGCAGATGGAGGCGATGGGCGACCAGATGGGCATGTTCAAAGAGCAGTTCCGCCCGATGGTCTGGATCATGTTCCTCACCATCCCGGTGTTCCTCTGGATGTACTGGGCCATCGGCGTCGGCGGGGGCTCCGACCCGCACATCGTCACCGAGAACATCGTGCTCCCGCTCGTCGGGTCCGTCGAGTGGAAGCAGGGAGTTATCGGTCCCATGCAGGCGTGGATTGTCTGGTACTTCCTCTGCTCGATGGGCTTCACCCAGATCATCCGCAAGAGCCTGAACATCGACATGTCGCCGTCGGCGTCGTAA
- the cmk gene encoding (d)CMP kinase — translation MLLTVSGPPGSGKSTTAAALAEAFDLEHISGGDIFRELAAERDMTAVEFNKLAEEDDQIDRDLDRRLRDIALDRDDVLLESRLAGWLAGDAADLRFWLDAPVDVRAERIADREDKAPDIAREETTTREASEAKRYDAYYDIDITDLSIYDIALNTARWGPDEVTAICIAAVESYDSEADEGKYPVDGVRYDF, via the coding sequence ATGTTACTGACCGTCTCCGGACCACCGGGCAGCGGGAAAAGCACGACCGCCGCCGCGCTCGCCGAGGCGTTCGACCTCGAACACATAAGCGGCGGGGACATCTTCCGCGAACTCGCCGCCGAGCGCGACATGACCGCCGTCGAGTTCAACAAACTCGCCGAGGAGGACGACCAGATCGACCGCGACCTCGACCGTCGCCTCCGCGACATCGCGCTCGACCGCGACGACGTGCTTCTCGAATCTCGCCTCGCCGGCTGGCTCGCCGGCGACGCCGCAGACCTCCGTTTTTGGCTCGACGCCCCCGTCGACGTTCGCGCCGAGCGCATCGCCGACCGCGAGGACAAAGCGCCCGACATCGCCCGCGAGGAGACGACGACCCGCGAGGCGAGCGAGGCCAAGCGGTACGACGCGTACTACGACATCGACATCACGGACCTCTCTATCTACGATATCGCGCTCAACACCGCCCGCTGGGGCCCTGACGAGGTGACCGCCATCTGCATCGCTGCGGTCGAGTCCTACGATTCCGAGGCCGACGAGGGCAAGTACCCGGTCGACGGCGTCCGTTACGACTTCTGA
- a CDS encoding RNA-guided pseudouridylation complex pseudouridine synthase subunit Cbf5, with protein MLRDPPEHRSVDDLLSFGVVNLDKPPGPSAHQVTGWVRDMADVDRAAHSGTLDPKVTGCLPTLLGDATRMAQVFLEGSKEYVSVLELHGPAPADIDSTVAEFESKLYQKPPRKSAVSRRLRVREVYDLDLLEVKDRQALLRIRCESGTYIRKLCHDLGLALGTGGHMGHLRRTATDPFDDADLATLHDLADALAFAEEGDESWLRDVVSPAERALSHLPSVTIANSAAREVANGAPVYAPGVFDVDADASRGDLVACFTDDGSAVCLGELVGDANADSGEVVSLEAVLV; from the coding sequence ATGCTCCGAGACCCACCCGAACACCGGAGCGTCGACGACCTGCTCTCGTTCGGCGTCGTCAACCTCGACAAGCCGCCGGGGCCGTCGGCCCACCAAGTCACCGGCTGGGTCCGCGACATGGCCGACGTCGACCGCGCCGCCCACTCGGGAACGCTCGACCCGAAGGTGACCGGCTGTCTGCCGACTCTCCTCGGCGACGCGACCCGCATGGCGCAGGTGTTCCTCGAAGGCTCGAAGGAGTACGTCTCCGTGCTCGAACTCCACGGGCCCGCGCCGGCCGACATCGACTCGACCGTCGCCGAGTTCGAATCGAAACTCTACCAGAAGCCCCCGCGGAAGTCCGCCGTCTCGCGTCGCCTTCGCGTCCGCGAGGTGTACGACCTCGACCTCCTCGAAGTGAAAGACAGACAGGCGCTCCTGCGCATCCGCTGTGAGTCGGGGACGTACATCCGAAAGCTGTGTCACGACCTCGGCCTCGCGCTCGGCACCGGCGGCCACATGGGCCACCTCCGCCGGACCGCGACCGACCCCTTCGACGACGCGGACCTCGCCACGCTCCACGACCTCGCGGACGCCCTCGCGTTCGCCGAGGAGGGCGACGAGTCGTGGCTCCGCGACGTGGTCTCGCCCGCCGAGCGGGCGCTGTCGCATCTCCCATCGGTCACCATCGCCAACAGCGCGGCCCGCGAGGTCGCCAACGGCGCGCCCGTCTACGCGCCCGGCGTCTTCGACGTCGACGCCGACGCCTCCCGCGGCGACCTCGTGGCCTGTTTCACCGACGACGGTTCGGCCGTCTGTCTGGGTGAACTCGTCGGCGACGCGAACGCCGACTCGGGCGAGGTCGTCTCGCTGGAAGCCGTGTTAGTCTGA
- a CDS encoding HPP family protein: MSRRGLETGLSAGLLVAALGGIAWATGEPFVFPSLGPTAFVLAFRRRGGHSRPSRIVGGHAVGAVVGFATYALVAPGVTLAPSLSAASTDTLRLVASAAVSVAATGWGMVELDVVHPPACATTLIVSLGLLSTPQSVAIIVASVVVLVGVHRGTDALLGETRGDAPGDTSSQG; the protein is encoded by the coding sequence ATGTCTCGACGCGGTCTCGAAACGGGGCTCTCCGCCGGCCTGCTCGTCGCCGCACTCGGCGGCATCGCGTGGGCGACCGGCGAGCCGTTCGTCTTTCCCAGCCTCGGCCCCACGGCGTTCGTTCTCGCCTTCCGCCGTCGCGGCGGGCACTCCCGTCCGTCTCGCATCGTCGGCGGCCACGCCGTCGGTGCCGTCGTCGGCTTCGCGACCTACGCGCTCGTCGCCCCCGGCGTGACGCTCGCCCCGTCGCTCTCGGCCGCGTCGACGGACACGCTGCGACTCGTCGCGAGCGCGGCGGTCTCGGTCGCCGCGACGGGCTGGGGAATGGTCGAACTCGACGTGGTCCACCCGCCGGCCTGCGCGACGACGCTCATCGTCTCGCTCGGACTGCTCTCGACGCCCCAGTCGGTCGCGATTATCGTCGCGAGTGTGGTCGTTCTCGTGGGGGTCCACCGCGGGACTGACGCGCTACTCGGCGAGACGCGCGGAGACGCTCCGGGCGACACGAGTTCGCAGGGCTGA
- a CDS encoding GNAT family N-acetyltransferase: MSGAAFLEGDRVELRTVESEHVEFLHETVNDPRVRRGIAASDPVTRVTEREWVESRGDGDDISFVVSVGGDPVGTIGLKPPNVVTGAAEVGYLIAPDYWGNGYATDALRTLCGYAFGERRLNKLYANAYETNPASTRVLEKAGFEREGVHREQGFVDGGHVDVLRYGRLADEWRDEEKARDAESGVASDADGWI, encoded by the coding sequence ATGTCCGGAGCCGCGTTTCTCGAAGGTGACCGCGTCGAACTCAGAACCGTCGAGTCGGAGCACGTCGAGTTCCTCCACGAGACGGTCAACGACCCGCGGGTTCGACGGGGAATCGCCGCTTCCGACCCGGTGACGCGGGTGACAGAGCGCGAGTGGGTCGAGTCGCGCGGCGACGGCGACGACATCAGCTTCGTCGTCTCGGTCGGCGGCGACCCGGTCGGGACTATCGGCCTCAAGCCGCCGAACGTCGTCACCGGCGCGGCCGAGGTCGGCTACCTTATCGCGCCCGACTACTGGGGCAACGGCTACGCGACCGACGCGTTGCGGACGCTCTGCGGCTACGCCTTCGGCGAGCGCCGGCTCAACAAGCTGTACGCGAACGCCTACGAGACGAACCCGGCGTCGACCCGCGTGCTGGAGAAAGCCGGCTTCGAACGCGAGGGCGTCCACCGGGAACAGGGGTTCGTCGACGGCGGCCACGTCGACGTACTTCGGTACGGTCGGCTCGCCGACGAGTGGCGAGACGAAGAGAAAGCCCGTGACGCCGAAAGCGGGGTTGCAAGCGACGCCGACGGGTGGATATAG
- the asd gene encoding aspartate-semialdehyde dehydrogenase: MAVRVGILGATGAVGQRFIQLLEDHPTFELAALTASESSAGKRYDEAAKWRVNTPIPDDVAAMEVGSTDPADVPDDIDLLFSSLPSSVAAEVEPEFLEAGYVVSSNSSNDRMAPDVPLTIPEINPEHLDLIEVQRDERGWDGALVKNPNCSTITMVPTLAALDQFGLERVDVTTLQAVSGAGYDGVTSMEIIDNAIPHIGGEEEKMETESRKLLGSFDGAEVALHGAEVNASCNRIPTLDGHLESVFADLADDASPEDVAAAMREYPGVDLPSAPEQLIHVFEDNFRPQPRLDRERGDGMQISAGGIQATEHGVKYNCLAHNTIRGAAGASVLNGELLAQEGWI; encoded by the coding sequence ATGGCAGTACGAGTCGGCATCCTCGGTGCAACCGGCGCAGTCGGACAGCGATTCATCCAACTCCTCGAAGACCACCCGACGTTCGAACTCGCGGCGCTGACCGCGAGCGAGTCGAGCGCGGGCAAGCGATACGACGAGGCCGCGAAGTGGCGCGTCAACACCCCCATCCCGGACGACGTGGCCGCGATGGAAGTCGGCAGCACCGACCCCGCGGACGTGCCCGACGACATCGACCTCCTGTTTTCGTCGCTCCCGTCGTCGGTCGCCGCCGAGGTCGAACCCGAATTCCTCGAGGCAGGCTACGTCGTCTCCTCGAACTCCTCGAACGACCGCATGGCCCCCGACGTGCCGCTCACGATTCCGGAGATCAATCCGGAGCACCTCGACCTCATCGAGGTCCAGCGCGACGAGCGCGGCTGGGACGGCGCGCTCGTGAAGAACCCGAACTGCTCGACCATCACGATGGTCCCGACGCTCGCCGCGCTCGACCAGTTCGGCCTCGAACGCGTCGACGTCACGACCCTGCAGGCCGTCTCCGGTGCGGGCTACGACGGCGTCACCTCGATGGAAATCATCGACAACGCCATCCCGCACATCGGCGGCGAAGAAGAGAAGATGGAGACGGAGTCCCGCAAGCTTCTGGGCTCGTTCGACGGCGCGGAAGTCGCGCTCCACGGCGCGGAGGTCAACGCCTCGTGTAACCGCATCCCGACGCTCGACGGCCACCTCGAGAGCGTCTTCGCCGACCTCGCCGACGACGCCTCCCCCGAGGACGTCGCGGCCGCGATGCGCGAGTACCCCGGCGTCGACCTCCCGAGCGCGCCCGAACAGCTCATCCACGTCTTCGAGGACAACTTCCGCCCGCAGCCCCGCCTCGACCGCGAGCGCGGCGACGGCATGCAGATTTCCGCCGGCGGCATCCAGGCCACCGAGCACGGCGTGAAGTACAACTGCCTCGCGCACAACACGATTCGCGGCGCGGCCGGCGCGTCGGTCCTCAACGGCGAACTCCTCGCCCAAGAGGGCTGGATTTAG